The following coding sequences lie in one Rutidosis leptorrhynchoides isolate AG116_Rl617_1_P2 chromosome 6, CSIRO_AGI_Rlap_v1, whole genome shotgun sequence genomic window:
- the LOC139852944 gene encoding uncharacterized protein isoform X1: MVSIRRQRLIKLYGRSTFDLLSSYENGQSPGNRVQTTRSPAIHRSSSVDVDGTNEQDNSKSEEPEPSNVNESKQPAGFPVFKRRKRHRRKNFENQEACVMRGVYFKNMKWQAAIKVDKKQIHLGTVGSQEEAARLYDRAAFLCGREPNFELTVEEKDELSKLTWDEFLIMTRDAINNKRHQRRVSSRMKFENHHLNIDSGAEAYQGRNGFSGSDDPDMSLA, encoded by the exons ATGGTGAGCATCCGTAGACAAAGGCTCATTAAACTTTATG GGAGAAGCACTTTTGATTTGCTTTCGTCATATGAAAATGGACAATCTCCTGGAAATCGGGTGCAAACCACAAGATCACCTGCCATTCATCGTTCAAGTTCAGTTGATGTTGACGGGACTAATGAG CAGGACAATTCAAAATCCGAAGAACCTGAACCCTCAAATGTCAATGAGTCTAAGCAGCCTGCTGGCTTTCCAG TTTTCAAAAGACGTAAAAGACACAGAAGAAAGAATTTTGAGAACCAAGAAGCGTGCGTGATGAGAGGTGTGTATTTTAAAAACATGAAATGGCAAGCTGCCATCAAAGTCGACAAGAAACAAATACATCTGGGCACCGTCGGCTCTCAAGAAGAAGCTGCACGCTTATATGACAG GGCTGCTTTCTTGTGTGGAAGGGAACCAAACTTTGAACTCACAGTCGAAGAAAAAGACGAACTGAGTAAACTGACCTGGGATGAATTCTTAATCATGACCCGTGATGCAATCAACAACAAGA GACATCAGAGAAGGGTTAGTTCGAGGATGAAGTTTGAGAATCACCATCTCAACATTGACTCGGGAGCAGAAGCATATCAAGGGAGAAATGGCTTCTCAGGTTCTGATGACCCAGATATGTCACTAGCGTGA
- the LOC139855703 gene encoding uncharacterized protein, whose product MESADEIKTLEEEEEEEGISWRSRIIYPTLLGGIVGGGIGLVSKHRKVHGLANMSATYATNLAIVTGCYCGAREIVRASRHSEPDDLLDSAIAGFGTGAILGRLHGGVPGAVRYSIGIALVGTGVDFAAIKLRPVFKNMYESLAGDDKKDSWFKWPEWLPIQVLDEEAQAAKRAREENLRARIRDLTKEDS is encoded by the exons ATGGAATCTGCAGATGAAATTAAAAccctagaagaagaagaagaagaagaaggtatcAGTTGGAGAAGTCGTATTATCTACCCTACTCTCCTTGGAG GAATTGTGGGAGGTGGAATTGGATTAGTATCGAAGCATCGAAAAGTTCACGGATTAGCAAACATGTCTGCGACTTACGCCACGAATCTTGCCATTGTCACCGGTTGTTATTGTG GTGCTCGGGAGATCGTAAGAGCCAGCAGGCATTCAGAGCCTGACGATCTTCTTGACTCGGCAATTGCTGGATTTGGTACTGGCGCTATTTTAGGAAGATTACATG GTGGTGTTCCGGGTGCGGTCCGTTACTCTATTGGAATCGCCCTTGTAGGAACTGGGGTTGATTTTGCTGCTATAAAACTAAGGCCTGTTTTCAAGAACATGTATGAATCGTTAGCCGGTGATGACAAGAAAGACAGTTGGTTCAAATGGCCAGAATGGTTACCCATCCAAGTTCTTGACGAGGAAGCTCAGGCTGCAAAACGTGCACGCGAGGAAAATCTACGTGCTCGGATTCGTGATTTGACAAAAGAAGATTCATAA
- the LOC139852944 gene encoding ethylene-responsive transcription factor-like protein At4g13040 isoform X2: MVSIRRQRLIKLYGRSTFDLLSSYENGQSPGNRVQTTRSPAIHRSSSVDVDGTNEDNSKSEEPEPSNVNESKQPAGFPVFKRRKRHRRKNFENQEACVMRGVYFKNMKWQAAIKVDKKQIHLGTVGSQEEAARLYDRAAFLCGREPNFELTVEEKDELSKLTWDEFLIMTRDAINNKRHQRRVSSRMKFENHHLNIDSGAEAYQGRNGFSGSDDPDMSLA; the protein is encoded by the exons ATGGTGAGCATCCGTAGACAAAGGCTCATTAAACTTTATG GGAGAAGCACTTTTGATTTGCTTTCGTCATATGAAAATGGACAATCTCCTGGAAATCGGGTGCAAACCACAAGATCACCTGCCATTCATCGTTCAAGTTCAGTTGATGTTGACGGGACTAATGAG GACAATTCAAAATCCGAAGAACCTGAACCCTCAAATGTCAATGAGTCTAAGCAGCCTGCTGGCTTTCCAG TTTTCAAAAGACGTAAAAGACACAGAAGAAAGAATTTTGAGAACCAAGAAGCGTGCGTGATGAGAGGTGTGTATTTTAAAAACATGAAATGGCAAGCTGCCATCAAAGTCGACAAGAAACAAATACATCTGGGCACCGTCGGCTCTCAAGAAGAAGCTGCACGCTTATATGACAG GGCTGCTTTCTTGTGTGGAAGGGAACCAAACTTTGAACTCACAGTCGAAGAAAAAGACGAACTGAGTAAACTGACCTGGGATGAATTCTTAATCATGACCCGTGATGCAATCAACAACAAGA GACATCAGAGAAGGGTTAGTTCGAGGATGAAGTTTGAGAATCACCATCTCAACATTGACTCGGGAGCAGAAGCATATCAAGGGAGAAATGGCTTCTCAGGTTCTGATGACCCAGATATGTCACTAGCGTGA